The proteins below come from a single Mycobacterium parmense genomic window:
- a CDS encoding GAF domain-containing sensor histidine kinase: MHKQLDELLAARDQMEQLLRVIVEIGAGLDLDVTLHRIIAAARDLTSAPYGALAIRDSEGNLVSFTHEGMDDDTVRRIGHLPVGKGILSLSLLDTPALRMDDLTTHPDAVGFPEHHPPMRAFLAVPITIRGAVLGNLYLTHVDPARTFSESDEVAARALAFAAAVAIDNAQLFERERMSVKWLEASREITTALLSSAAPHRHPLQLIAERARILTDAEQAIVLVPDDADMSDEDVEALVVSAAVGPHASEVVGRQVPVDSSTSGGVFRSGEPLITEALRYPIPAFTDIGQRPAIVMPLRAHDRVVGVIVIARGADQPPFNESYLDLVNDFATHAAMALVLASAREDARQLTILGERERIAHDLHDHVIQRLFAAGMDLQGTLARARSPEVAERLNRTLDDLQTIIEEIRSTIFQLKSPAGKDADFRQRIARVIADLTENRDVGTTVRMHGPMTAVGGELADHAEAVTAEAVSNVLRHSGATRLTVEISVADMCTLDIIDNGCGIPEGNSRNSGLANMKHRAAQLGGTCDITNLPEGGTRVHWVAPLTDD, encoded by the coding sequence ATGCACAAGCAGCTCGATGAGTTGCTGGCCGCTCGCGATCAGATGGAGCAGTTGCTGCGGGTCATCGTCGAGATCGGCGCCGGCCTCGACCTCGACGTCACCCTGCACCGGATCATCGCCGCGGCCAGGGACCTGACGTCGGCCCCCTACGGCGCCCTGGCGATCCGCGACTCCGAGGGCAACCTGGTCTCCTTCACCCACGAGGGCATGGACGACGACACGGTCCGGCGCATCGGCCATCTGCCGGTCGGCAAGGGCATCTTGAGCCTGTCGCTGCTGGACACGCCCGCTCTGCGGATGGACGACCTGACCACGCACCCGGACGCCGTCGGGTTCCCCGAGCATCACCCCCCGATGCGGGCCTTCCTGGCGGTGCCGATCACCATCCGGGGAGCCGTCCTGGGGAACCTCTATCTCACCCACGTCGACCCGGCGCGGACGTTCTCGGAGTCCGACGAGGTCGCGGCCCGCGCGCTCGCGTTCGCGGCCGCCGTCGCGATCGACAACGCGCAGTTGTTCGAACGCGAACGCATGTCGGTGAAATGGCTGGAGGCCAGCCGCGAGATCACCACCGCGCTGCTGTCCAGCGCGGCGCCGCACCGGCACCCGCTGCAGCTGATCGCCGAGAGGGCGCGAATCCTGACCGACGCGGAACAGGCGATCGTGCTGGTTCCCGACGACGCCGACATGAGCGACGAGGACGTCGAAGCCCTGGTGGTGTCCGCCGCGGTGGGACCCCACGCGTCCGAGGTGGTCGGCCGGCAGGTTCCGGTGGACAGCTCGACCAGCGGTGGTGTGTTCCGCTCGGGCGAACCGCTGATCACCGAGGCGTTGCGGTACCCGATCCCGGCGTTCACCGACATCGGGCAGCGACCCGCCATCGTGATGCCGCTGCGCGCCCACGATCGGGTGGTCGGCGTGATCGTCATCGCCCGCGGCGCCGACCAGCCTCCGTTCAACGAGAGCTACCTCGACCTGGTGAACGACTTCGCCACCCACGCCGCCATGGCGCTCGTCCTGGCGTCGGCACGCGAGGACGCGCGGCAGCTGACCATCCTGGGCGAGCGCGAGCGCATCGCGCACGACCTGCACGACCACGTGATCCAGCGGCTGTTCGCCGCCGGCATGGATCTGCAGGGGACACTGGCCCGGGCGCGATCGCCGGAGGTGGCAGAACGGCTCAACCGCACGCTCGACGACCTGCAGACCATCATCGAGGAGATCCGGTCGACGATCTTCCAGCTCAAGTCGCCGGCGGGCAAGGACGCCGACTTCAGGCAGCGCATTGCGCGGGTGATCGCCGACCTGACCGAGAATCGTGACGTCGGGACCACCGTCCGCATGCACGGGCCGATGACCGCCGTCGGTGGTGAGCTGGCCGACCACGCCGAGGCCGTCACCGCGGAGGCCGTCAGCAACGTCCTGCGCCACTCCGGTGCGACGCGGCTGACCGTCGAGATCAGCGTCGCCGACATGTGCACCCTGGACATCATCGACAACGGCTGCGGCATACCCGAGGGAAACTCGCGCAACAGTGGCCTGGCCAACATGAAACACCGCGCCGCACAGCTCGGCGGTACCTGCGACATCACGAACCTCCCCGAGGGCGGCACCCGGGTGCACTGGGTGGCCCCGCTGACCGACGACTGA
- a CDS encoding 1-phosphofructokinase family hexose kinase, producing MQTPAESGSRRAQIVTLTMNPALDITTSVDMVRPTDKLRCATPRYDAGGGGINVARIARVLGASVSAVFPAGGPTGDVVMSLLKDAAVPFRHVAIAAATRESFTVNEGSSGQQYRFVLPGPRLTFAEQEGCLDELRAAAESADYVVASGSLPPGVPADFYQQVADICHQLGARLIVDTSGGGLRHLSSGVFLLKASVRELRECVDRPLATEAEQLAAAHWLVEAGRARAVLVSVGSRGALLATRRESRRFAAIPMPAGSGVGAGDAMVAAIATGLGRGWPIVKSVGLGIAAGAAMLMTPGTAACERADVERLFESVPEPEELTRSTVPAP from the coding sequence GTGCAGACGCCAGCCGAGTCGGGGAGCCGCCGCGCGCAGATCGTGACGCTGACGATGAACCCGGCGCTCGACATCACGACCAGCGTCGACATGGTGCGTCCGACCGACAAATTGCGTTGTGCGACACCGCGATACGACGCGGGCGGCGGAGGCATCAACGTCGCCCGTATCGCGCGGGTGCTGGGCGCGTCGGTGTCGGCGGTGTTCCCCGCCGGCGGCCCGACCGGGGACGTGGTGATGTCGCTGCTCAAGGACGCGGCGGTGCCCTTTCGGCACGTCGCGATCGCCGCGGCCACGCGGGAAAGCTTCACCGTCAACGAAGGCAGCAGCGGCCAGCAGTACCGCTTCGTCCTCCCGGGACCGCGGCTGACGTTCGCCGAGCAGGAAGGCTGCCTGGATGAGTTACGGGCTGCGGCGGAATCGGCCGACTACGTGGTGGCCAGCGGCAGCCTGCCCCCGGGCGTTCCCGCCGACTTCTACCAGCAGGTCGCCGACATCTGCCATCAGCTGGGCGCCCGCCTGATCGTGGACACCTCCGGCGGCGGGCTGCGTCACCTGTCCTCAGGGGTCTTCCTGCTGAAGGCAAGCGTCCGCGAACTCCGCGAGTGCGTCGACCGGCCGCTGGCCACCGAGGCCGAGCAGCTGGCCGCAGCCCACTGGCTGGTCGAAGCCGGTCGCGCACGCGCGGTGCTGGTGTCGGTGGGTTCGCGGGGGGCGCTGCTCGCGACGCGCCGCGAAAGCCGGCGCTTCGCAGCGATCCCGATGCCGGCCGGAAGCGGCGTGGGGGCCGGCGACGCGATGGTCGCCGCGATCGCGACCGGGCTCGGCCGCGGCTGGCCCATCGTGAAGTCCGTCGGGCTGGGCATCGCGGCGGGTGCGGCGATGCTGATGACACCGGGCACCGCCGCGTGCGAGCGCGCGGACGTCGAGAGGTTGTTCGAATCGGTCCCCGAGCCCGAGGAGCTCACCCGTTCAACCGTGCCCGCACCCTGA
- a CDS encoding GNAT family N-acetyltransferase, translating to MSDRAGRFASTARLLDGRVVTVRRLGIDDGEAVFALHEHLSDHDRYFRFFTLQPVPLHELAGKLTGPAEGLCALGAFDAGRLIGVAHYVAAGEEPRSAEVAVVVAHEDHSLGVGTALLDRLADVARAHGIERFVADVLGENHLMLTVFLDLGWVCAPVEDGSVRRLELALGAPAWAR from the coding sequence ATGAGCGATCGGGCGGGGCGGTTCGCGTCGACGGCGCGGCTGCTGGACGGACGGGTCGTGACGGTGCGCCGCCTTGGCATCGACGACGGCGAGGCCGTTTTCGCTCTCCACGAGCATCTTTCGGATCACGACCGCTACTTCCGGTTCTTCACGCTGCAGCCGGTCCCGCTACACGAGCTCGCGGGCAAGCTGACCGGGCCGGCCGAGGGTCTGTGCGCCCTCGGCGCATTCGACGCCGGGCGGCTGATCGGTGTGGCGCACTACGTCGCCGCGGGCGAAGAGCCGCGGAGCGCCGAGGTTGCGGTGGTGGTCGCCCACGAGGACCACTCCCTCGGTGTGGGCACCGCGTTGCTCGACCGCCTGGCCGATGTCGCGCGGGCCCACGGCATCGAGCGCTTCGTCGCCGACGTACTGGGCGAGAACCACCTGATGCTGACGGTGTTCCTGGACCTGGGCTGGGTCTGTGCGCCGGTCGAGGACGGATCGGTCCGCCGCCTGGAGCTCGCGCTCGGCGCGCCGGCCTGGGCGAGATGA
- the dosR gene encoding hypoxia response regulator transcription factor DosR/DevR: MVKVFLVDDHEVVRRGLADLLASDPELEIVGEAGSVSEAKARIPALRPDVAVLDVRLPDGNGIELCRDLVSDHPDLRCLMLTSFTSDEAMLEAILAGASGYVVKDIKGMELAHAIKEVGAGKSLLDNRAAAALMAKLRGSAERDDPLSGLTEQERTLLGLLSEGLTNRQIAARMFLAEKTVKNYVSRLLAKLGMERRTQAAVFASKLDQRPGRHTTPTAAPPE, translated from the coding sequence ATGGTTAAGGTTTTCCTGGTCGACGACCACGAGGTGGTTCGGCGCGGCCTCGCCGATCTGCTCGCATCGGACCCCGAACTCGAGATCGTCGGCGAAGCCGGCTCGGTGTCCGAGGCCAAGGCCAGGATTCCGGCGCTGCGGCCCGACGTCGCCGTGCTCGATGTGCGCCTTCCGGACGGCAACGGGATCGAGTTGTGCCGCGACCTGGTGTCCGACCACCCGGACCTGCGCTGCCTGATGCTGACGTCGTTCACCTCCGACGAGGCCATGCTGGAGGCCATCCTGGCCGGCGCCAGCGGCTACGTCGTCAAGGACATCAAGGGGATGGAGCTGGCCCACGCCATCAAGGAGGTGGGCGCCGGTAAGTCCCTGCTGGACAACCGGGCGGCCGCCGCGCTGATGGCCAAGCTCCGCGGCTCGGCCGAGCGCGACGACCCGCTGTCCGGGCTCACCGAACAGGAGCGGACGCTGCTGGGACTGCTCAGCGAGGGCCTCACCAACAGGCAGATCGCCGCCCGGATGTTCCTCGCCGAGAAGACGGTGAAGAACTACGTGTCGCGGTTGCTGGCCAAGCTGGGGATGGAGCGCCGCACCCAGGCGGCGGTGTTCGCATCCAAACTGGATCAGCGGCCCGGGCGGCACACGACGCCGACGGCAGCTCCGCCGGAATAG
- a CDS encoding universal stress protein, whose protein sequence is MTELDSKAVIVGVNGSRAAANAATWAIDEATARQLPLRLLYVISRPERTARGSEWELERAETALAEAQSAVHSAARSRGKLVEVETAVLSGDPAQVLIAESHSAAMVCVGTARRGWASDGLLGPTAAALVERAPCPVAIIRTNPDGSPTDLGVIAVVLNDEPDNDEVVHQAMEEGRRRHATVRQIDRRLNSWVRRYPDVHVQTVAAGSGVWVGDQRGGAIRLAVVGSADAEQIAGLATPNCHPIVGYPDCSVLVVRG, encoded by the coding sequence ATGACGGAGCTGGACTCGAAGGCGGTGATCGTGGGCGTCAACGGTTCCCGGGCCGCGGCCAACGCCGCCACGTGGGCCATCGACGAGGCGACCGCCCGGCAGCTGCCGCTTCGCCTCCTCTACGTCATCTCCCGCCCCGAGCGGACGGCACGCGGCTCCGAGTGGGAGCTGGAGCGCGCCGAAACCGCGCTCGCTGAAGCGCAGTCCGCCGTCCACAGCGCCGCCCGGAGCCGGGGAAAGCTCGTCGAGGTGGAGACGGCCGTGCTCTCCGGGGATCCCGCACAGGTGCTGATCGCCGAATCGCACTCGGCCGCCATGGTTTGCGTGGGTACGGCCAGGCGGGGATGGGCGTCCGACGGGCTGCTGGGCCCCACCGCCGCCGCGCTGGTCGAGCGCGCGCCGTGTCCCGTCGCGATCATCCGGACCAATCCCGACGGATCGCCGACGGACCTCGGGGTGATCGCGGTAGTGCTCAACGACGAGCCCGACAACGACGAGGTGGTGCACCAGGCCATGGAGGAGGGGCGGCGGCGCCACGCCACGGTGCGGCAGATCGATCGCCGGCTGAACAGCTGGGTCCGGCGCTATCCGGACGTGCACGTCCAGACCGTTGCCGCGGGCAGCGGTGTCTGGGTCGGCGACCAGCGCGGCGGCGCGATCAGGCTGGCCGTGGTGGGCAGCGCCGACGCCGAACAGATCGCGGGCCTGGCGACCCCGAACTGCCACCCGATCGTGGGCTACCCCGACTGCTCGGTGCTGGTCGTGCGGGGCTGA